aaaataaaCCATGTTCAACAAAGGATGTTCGCGTAGGCCAAAATCGTAAGTTTGAAAGCACGTTGTTTTCTGTCATCCGTCAAATGGCCCTAATTTTTGCCACTAGTttttatgaccaattcaaggcaacacgccaagttgtttgaatttttgaaaagttttgcattttctgaCGTCTTCTCGATGAAAAGGGGTCGATAAATGGTCGAATGTGTCGCAAAGTACAAACAGTGTCAGAAGTCATTCAAACCTGGCATGTATGCCTCATATATCCGTGCTAGGCTGTTGCAAGAAGTTAAAGTCATTTATCCATTAGAGAACAATTGTCTACAACACTAAATATAATGACGGAGGCCCTCAGTGATAAATATTTTGGCTTGCGAGTAAATGTGGGTGTAGATAAAACAGACTGTTTTCAATTTTTGATTGAACGAATTGTCAAAAAAATTAGTGGCTGGAAGGAAAAATTATTGTCTGCCGAGGAAAAGGAGATCCTGCTCAAGGTTGTGATCCAAGCCATACCCACCTATGCAATATCGGTCATTAAAATTCCTAAAAGAATTGTAAAAGAATCATTGATGCGATAGCGCATTTCTGGTGGGGAGACGAGGAGAACTAGTGGAGGATGCACTAGACCTGATGGAAAATGTGCGTATATTCACTGTCTCAATCTGGCACTCCTCGCCAAACAGGCATGGCGCCTTCTGTATAATCCTGATTCTTTGTGTGCTACAATTCTAAGGGGTAAATACTATTCTGGTGGCGATTTGTTAAACTCTAAGCAAAAGAAAGGCTCTTCTTTTACCTGGCAAAGTATTATGGCTGGCATAAATTCTCTGAAACATGGCTATATTTCGTGTGGGGAATGGACAAAAtatcaatatttgggaagatgtCTGGATCCCAAATTGTGCTACTAGGAAAGTTATGACGCCTAAGGGAGGACAACTGTTAACTAAGGTGGGTGACCTGATTGATCCTGCTTCGAATACTTGGAATGAAGACCTGGTTACACAAACAATGTGGCCCATTGATGTTCAACGGATTCTCTCAATTCCAATCTCGCAACATGATATGCCAGATTTCATTGCTTGGAGTTATACGAAAAATGGTATGTTCTCGGTTCGGTCTGCTTATTTTGTGGAGTGGGACCATCAGTATGGAAGTAAACAAAGACATTCTAATGGGATGGGGCGAACCACAGTTAATCCTATTTGGAGTAAGATATGGAAGTTATCATGTCCGGCAAAAGTCAAAAAAATTACATGGCGTACATTACATGGAATGCTTCCATGCCGGGTTAAGCTCGCAAATAGACGTATGAAGGTCACGCCCATTTGTCCTACTTACTCTGAGGGTTTCGAAGATACAAAGCATATATTTTTCCTTTGCAGTAGAGCAAAGGAGGTTTGGACAAGGCTGGGGATggatgattgaaggaaatatgccctagaggcaataataaagttattatttattttcttatttaatgataaatgtttattattcatgctagaattgtattaaccggaaacatgatacatgtgtgaatacataaacaaacagagtgtcactagtatgcctctacttgactagctcgttaatcaaagatggttatgtttcctaaccatagacatgagttgccatttgattaaacgggatcacatcattaggagaatgatgtgattgacatgacccattccgttagcttagcacttgatcgtttagtttgttgttattgcttttttcatgacttatacatgttcctatgactatgagattatgcaactctcgtttaccgaaggaacactttatgtgctaccaaatgtcacaacgtaactgggtgattataaaggtgctctacaagtgtctctaaaggtacttgttgggttggcgtattttgagattaggatttgtcactccgattgtcggagaggtatctctgggcccactcggtaatgcacatcactataagccttgcaagcattgtaactaatgagttagtcacgggatgatgtattacagaacgagtaaagagacttgcaagtaacgagattgaactaggtattgagataccgacatcgaatctcgggcaagtaacataccgatgacaaagggaacaacgtatgttgttatgtggtctgaccgataaagatcttcgtacaatatgtgggagccaatatgagcatccaggttccgctattgattattgaccggagacgtgtctcggtcatgtctacattgttctcgaacctgtagggtccgcacacttaaagtttcgatgacggttatattatgagtttatgagttttgatgtaccgaaggttgttcggagtttcggatgtgatcacggacatgacgaggagtctcgaaatggtcgagacatgaagattgatatattgaaagcctatatttggatatcggaagtgttccgggtgaaatcgggattttaccggagtaccgagggattACCGGAAcctccggggggttaatgggccatagtgggccttagtggagaagaggagaggcggctagggcagggccgcgcgcccctcccccctacccccctactcctaataggacaaggagaggggggcagcgccccccttttccttcctctctccctcctctttccccccttttcctaatccaacaaggaagggagggagtcctactcccggtgggagaaggactcctcctggcacgcctcctcctggccggccgcacctcctcctggccggccgcacctccccccttgattctttatatacgggggcagggggcaccccatagacacaacaattgatttgatcttttaaccgtgtgcggtgcccccctccattatagtccacctcgataatactgtagcggtgcttaggcgaagccctgcgttagtagaacatcatcatcgtcaccacgctgtcgtgctgacaaaactctccctcaacactcggctggatcggagttcgagggacgtcatcggactgaacgtgtgctgaactcggaggtgtcgtgcgttcggtacttgatcggtcggatcgtgaagacgaacgactacatcaatcgcggtgtgctaacgcttctgctttcggtctacaagggtacgtggacaacactctcccctctcgttgctatgcatcaccatgatcttgcgtgtgcgtaggaatttttttttaaattactacgttccccaacaatgatatCATTGATAAAGCTTGCGAGGTTGACCTTACTGGAGAGGTGGTGTTGGAGTACCTACTACTTTTGCCAGACCAAGAATTGAGAATAATGGGTTATCATAATGTGCATGAAATGATTGTTGTCTTAGCATGGTATCTATGGTGAGAAAGACGGAAGTTAGTGCACAAGGAAACAACTCAGAATGCACTTTGGATTTCAATGGGGATTCTAGCCCTTACGTCAAACTTCGTAAATGCATCATCCTTAAAGGCTTCTCTGAAAAAGGGGGTTGGTCATGTCCTTCTAGGGGTTTTGTGAAACTTAATGTTGACGCTTCTTTTGACCATGACCTGCTTATGGGCATGATGGGGGCGGTTTTGAGAGATGAAAAGGGTAGGTTTATCGCGGGAGGGAACAAGAAGATTGACTATTGCGCAGATGTGTTGATGGCGGAAGTCTAAGCTCTTAAATTTGGTATAACATTGGGGCAAAGGGCGGAATGTAATCGCCTTATTATTAACTCGGACAATCTGGAGGTGATTGATACTATGAAGAACGGAGGACAATCGGCGGGTGCAGCGGCAGCAATTTTCGACGATTGTTCTCATTATGCTTGTGACTTCGTTACTACTAGATTCGAACACTGTGACATAGAGGCAAATAAAGTAGCTCATGAGCTTGCGAGTTTAGCTAGATTTTCGTTGATTTCTGATTGGTTTGAGGAACCTTTAAATGAAATTATAATGATCCTCACAAACAATGTATTTTTTTATCTCTAATGAATAAAGTTTTCGTTTATCTCAAAAAAAGTCATTTATCCGTAGTCCAAAAAACAGTTAAGAGGAGTGTGACAGACTAGGCCAAACCGGTGCATCCATGAGCATTTAGTTTTTTCTAATTTTAAATGCTTTTGTTTCTACAATTTCTGTCATTATCAATCAACATGAATATTTTCTTATGGCCTTGAAGCAGTCGATAACCACCTTACCCCCTCTCCTTGTGGCAGCAACGTCGTGGCCCTGGACTCGCAGCATTGGTAGGTTGGCGGGCTGTAATGGCGTACGGTGTGCCGTTGCTTTGTTGATGTGGCAGTTAGCATATCATATCAGCGATAAGATGTGAGAGAGACGAGGAAGAAAGACGAGAAAAGGTTAGAGACATGTGAGATGAGATATTTCTAAAAATAATGAAAATGGTGTGTGGGTCTATGAATGACGTGCATGATATACAATCGAGGCGGTCGAGGTCGACGCTGACAGTTTCCAACACCACGTCCTTTGCAACAAGGCCCGTATTGCGGCCATGTTGAAATACCGGCTGAGCTCCCACAAAGACAGACGTCACGTGTGCGAAACGGTAGATAACACAAGAAAAATCAGTGGGTTGAATTTCGGTTAAATATTTGAGAGATTATAGGTTCGAGGGAAGGGTTTAGCTGAGCTTAATTCTTCAAACGATTTTGTTTTAGAAATTAAAGGTTTTTTTGGAATAAATTAAAGGATTTTAGGAAAAGGGCTGGAGATAGTCTTAGACCACCGGTGCACGACTTGTGAGTTCGAGGACCGAGTCACGAACGACCATACTAGACAAAATCGGATCGAGCCAATGGGTGAGGCGTGAGCATGAGTCAACGGGTGTGGTACGTAGATTCACCGCTCCAATCGTATCAGACGGCAGGCGTTAATCTATCTCATCTCATCCGGTCCCGCCCAATCTCCCTCCCACCCCGAACTCCGATCGAGGCGATGCCCCCCACACCACACGTCCGCGACCGCGACGCCGCGACGCTACCGCCAGCATCACCACCACTACCCGGCCATGGCCACGCTGCTCCCCTCGTTTCCGCACGCCCTCTCCAAGCCccgccacctccaccaccaccactcccacgtcgccgccgcctccgccaggcCCGAGGCCCCCagccccgcctccgcctccgcctccgcggcGCCCGCCAGCTCCCGCCTCCGCCGCCTCATCGCGCGCGACGACCTCGCCGAGGCCGCGCGCCTCGTCGAGACCTCCACCTCCCGCGGCGAGGCGCCCGACGTCTACCTCTGCACCAAGCTCATCCGCAACCTCTGCCGCCGCGGCCGCACCTCCGACGCCGCGCGCGTCCTCCGCACCGCCGAGGCCTCCGGCGCCCCCGTCGACGTCTTCGCCTACAACACCCTCGTCGCCGGCTACTGCCGCTACGGCCGCCTCGACGCCGCGCGCCGCCTCATCGCCGCAATGCCCGTCCCGCCCGACGCCTACACGTACACGCCCATCATCCGGGGCCTCTGCGACCGCGGCAGGGTCGGCGACGCGCTCGCCCTGCTCGACGATATGCTCCGGCGCGGCTGCCAGCCCAGCGTCGTCACCTACACCGTCCTCCTCGAGGCCGTCTGCAAGAGCAGCGGCTTCGGGGAGGCCATGAACGTCCTCGACGAGATGCGCGCCAAGGGCTGCACGCCCAACATTGTCACCTACAACGTCATCATCAACGGCATGTGCAGGGAGGGCCGCGTCGACGATGCCAGGGAGATCTTGAACCGGCTGTCGTCTTATGGGTTCCAGCCCGACATCGTCAGTTACACCACCGTGCTCAAGGGCTTGTGTGCCGCTAGGCGGTGGGACGACGTCAAGGTGCTCTTTGCTGAGATGGTGGAGAAGAACTGCGTGCCCAATGATGTTACCTTTGACATGCTAGTCAGATTCTTCTGTCGCGGGGGTATGGTGGAGAGGGCGATCGAAGTTCTTCAGCAAATGTCACAGCATGGATGCACACCCAACACTACCTTGTGCAACATTGTCATAAACGCTATGTGTAAACAAGGTCGTGTGGATGATGCCTATGACTTCTTGAACAACATGGGCATGTATGGGTGCAATCCTGATACCATTAGCTATACTACTGTGCTAAGGGGCTTGTGTCGTGCCGGCCGATGGGAGCATGCCAAGGAGCTATTGCCCGAGATGGTCCGAAAGAACTGCCCCCCAAATGAGGTCACATTCAATACATTCATCTGTATCTTGTGCCAGAAAGGATTGATTGAGCAAGCTATCAAGCTTATTCAACTGATGCCGGAGTATGGATGTTCAGTGGGTATTGTCACATACAACGCTCTTGTCCATGGCTTCTGTGTGCAAGGGCGTGTTGATAGTGCTCTTGAGTTGTTTAACAATCTTCCATGTGAGCCCAACACCATTACATACACTACGTTGTTGACAGGCTTGTGCCATACCGAGCAGCTGGATGCTGCTGCAGAGCTCTTGGCTGAGATGATTCAGAAGGATTGCCCTCTAAATGCGGTGACTTTCAACGTACTTGTGAGTTTCTTCTGTCAAAAAGGGTTTGTCGAGGAAGCAATCGAACTTGTGTATCAAATGATGGAGCATGGTTGCACCCCTAACCTGATCACATTTAATACTTTACTCGATGGGATCACCAAGGATTGCAACTCAGAAGAAGCGCTGGAGCTATTGCATGGTTTGGTCAGTAAGGGAGTATCCCTAGATACGATAACCTACTCTTCAGTCGTTGATGTCCTCTCAAGAGAAGATAGAACTGAAGAAGCCATTCAGATGTTTCATGCCGTGCAAGATATGGGGATGAGACCAAAAGCTGGGATGTATAACAAGATACTGTTTGCCCTCTGTAAAAGATGTGAAACAGATCAGGCTATTGAATTTTTTGCTTATATGGTGTCTAACGGTTGCATGCCTAACGAGTCGACCTACATTATACTCATTGAAGGTCTTGCCCATGAGGGTCTGTTGAAGGAAGCACAATATGTACTGAGTGAGTTGTACACGAAAGGAGTTCTAAGCAAGAGTTTAATTGAAGACCATCAGTAAGGTTGTGGTTCACACTGTGCATATGCCTTATTACTGAAGAGCGAGAAAGAAAATTGTGCATATGCTTTGAGTCATGAGGCTTTCGTGCTTATTAAATTCTGCTGAGTCTCCATGGGCCTCATTTACAGCAAGGTGGAATCGGGTGGCATGCTTTATGTGTGTGCTTCAAGCTACAATGATCCATAAAGATGGGATAGGTGAGCAGTACAAACACAGAAATCATGAGGATGTAACTTTCTTCCAGGTGTCTTAGTTTTGACTTTCAACCGCGGGATTGCAGaacagagatatattatgtttttgAAACTTTCTctttcctactccctccgtcccatgataagagcgttttttacactagtgtagtgtcaaaaacgctcttatattatgggacggaaggagtagttCACTAGATGTGTTACCTTATTTCCCTCATTATATATTTGAGCTGCCTTTCAAAAATAAGAACCCAGCATATTTTGTGCTTAATTAGTTGTACACCTTTGAATTACCCTGTTAGCATGTAGATTTATTTTAGATATCAAAACTTTCCATTTTACACTATCATATGCTTTTTACTCCAAATATTTTATATTTGAGTAGTCTTCAGTTATAGAAATCTCACTAACAGAAGTTATCTTGTTCAGATCTTTGAAGTGTGAAGACCAAGGAAATCAAAAGGACGGTCTGGAGGATAACACAAGCAAATAAGATAAAAACATGTTCATACTTGTAACGGCCGAATAAAAGATACAGGCCAATAAAGTTTCTTAGAAACACTTCTCAGTTTCAGCAGTTTGAGACTAAATTGTTGAATTATTTGACTATACTTCTCCGTGTTTATAAACATTTTGGTTTGTCTTCCATGAGCAATGGTATGTGCACAATTGCTTTCCTTCCAGGGCCTTGTTAACTATGCTTTTCTTGTACATTCTGAATATCTATTTTTATCTAGTTTTAATTATGGACTACGTGGTCCTCGATGAATCATGTTTCTGCCTAGGTTTCCCTGACTGAATATTCACATGTCAAAAGAGTACTGCAAGTGAGGAAAATATAATGTCAGCTGGATCTATTTTTAATCTATAAACAGGCTATCTACGCGtaccaatttcatcatcaagaattTGCATATTGGTAAGCACACTGGCTCTTTTTACTGGATGTATGTTTACAGCATCTCATTTGATCCTTTGAGATTAGAAATTCAGAATCTATCACGTGCTTTATCCTCAGGTTCTCATGTTGTTTTCTACATCTGCAGGTGAAACCACAGGGCATGTTGTGAGATACCATTCACAGGTTGGCTGTTGTTCGAACACCTATACCCTTCGTTGTCTGCAGCAAAGGGCAAAGGTTCAGAGTGAACCTCATGTTCTTTTTTTGGCTTCAAAGTTGGAACCGCAGTTCGACGGCTCATAAGTCATATGATGGTTCATCACTTACCAGTTATGCCCATACTGCTCTAGTGTCTACGGTGACATGAGTGCATTGCAGGACTAACCGAAACTACCGTATGTATCCTACAAGATTTGGTTCAGTTTGTTGCATGTTGATTGGTTCTATTCATCTATTCAAAGCATCATATGTAAGTTCACTGGCCTCTGTTTTAAAATTAGTTCCGCAAAACCATTTAAATGAAGGAAAAACAGGATGCAAGCAAGCTGGTAATAGGAAATCAGGATAGACTTACATCACATTACATTTTGCTGAGCTTCTACCTCGTGGTTCATAGGATTATTATGTAGCTTGTCTGCAATGATTCAGAGCTGGGCAATGACAAAAAGTGTTTCTAGTCAGTAGCCTGCACATAAACAAGCAACTCTTCCGTGTGATCCTCAGGcatctttggattcaagacctttaCAGAATTCTGTAGTACTTCTGTTAAGAAGATTTTTCTCTATGGAGGCTCCTTGCACCAAATGAATGATACCACCAAAATTCATATGGAGTGTTCTTTTTACAAACCCAATCCTTTATTAGAATCATAGCAATAGGTTACATTTCATGCTTTGTGTTTTCTCTCTTCGGATTCATGTATAGCATCCGAAAGGCCATGTAGGTAAATATTGTAGGATTCAGGGAGCCATGACAACCATTTTTCTATAATCGGGAGCCATCTCCTGCAGTTTTAGAATCTTGCGTATGCTGGCAATGCGATGATCAAACTTGTTGGCTTACTGGCATGACAAATTACGGTTTATATAAGGTTAAATACCTTTATGAGTTATGACTGTTGTTTCTTAGTTTATGTGTTACCACCTTATTGGAGACTGCAGAGGAGCGGAGAAATTGGGTCGGTTAGTGCTTATGATGTAAGTAAACCCACTGCACCATACGCCACAACAACTTTGCCATACACAATCAACCTTGCCAGCAAAAGGATCTTACAGGGGCAACGTCCACTGCTCCACAAAATCAGTGCAACGATCTATATCTCCTACGCAGGACAAACTGTACAGGGCCCAGTTAGAGATTCAAGCTTCTACTGTTTTTTTCACATCATTCATGTACCGGAACGACAAGGCGGCGCCGAAGTTCCTCCGCTCCTCTGTGAAGTCATCATCCGAGTCATCGCTGGAGCTGGAATCTGTGCAGGCTGTTGCCATACCAGGGGAGTCGTTGATGCCTTTGGCTATACAGTCTTTGGTCGCGAGCATCTTGACCTGCCCAGCGTGGGATATCTCCACGACGACCTTGCCGTCATCCTCCTGTGGAAGAGGCTGCTTCCAGGGCTCACCATCGATTCTCATGTAGGCATGGTCAGTTGCACCTCTGTGAAATTTGAATCGGACACGATGGGCCTGGAAAGGAATAGGATTTCAGTATCCATCAAGTAGTTTAATTTAAACTGAACACATAAACATTCGACTCATGACAAGTCCATAGCTTTACATTTTAGGGCCAAGGTATATATAGTACAATCATTTTTTTATTTACCTGAGCAAGACGAGTGCCATGGCCTTTCGGAGATAACAAAACAAGGCCATGCCAAGCATCTTTGAAACCCACAATCTCCAGAAGGCCATCATCCACAAGTGGAGGCAGTACCAAGTCTCTCTGCAACAGTATAATTTAAGATTTTAGGTATTACTAAGAGAAAGATGTTTAAAGTGCAATAGCAGCACAAATTGTTGCTATACTAGGAATGATGTTAAAATCAAGTCTTATACTTACTTTTCTTTGCTTCCTCTTACTTGGTGTTCCCCAGGGATTCAGTCCACCAGAGAAGCTGGGTAAATTGAGACAGACAATGGACCGGATACTGCATTTGCATAAAAACTTGCTCAGAACATTACTAAGTAGTCCCATATTTTGAAGAAGAATTATGACATCATATCGTTAAGAGCAATCAACTCGTCCATTTCCAAATATTTGGCGCTGCTTTTGACTTTTGCACGATCTTTCAAGTTAATCGTTGGCACCTGTTTTGTATTAATGCATTTATGGAATGTCATGGAAGTGAATGGTAAAACAacataaatgataaaaaaaaacctTGTTTGGGTTTttataacatggtcaacgaatttgacgtgaaaataacaatgtctagtggcatttttgagcaaacatctaaaggaacgatggcatttttgagatatctaatgccATTTTTGAGTAAGCATCTCAcgaatcgatggcatttttgagtagttgtaatttctaatggcaaaactgagtagtgagacacaactagtggcataaatgataaaaacccttgtTTAAAAATGTATTTTAACATAATCAAAGTAAATACTTGGAAAGATACGATTAGTCAAAGTTTTCTAGGTTTGACTGTTCAAAACAAGGCGAGTACCTAGAAATGTGGTAATGAATTAGGGAAGATTCTACAAGAGATGTAAGTAAGAAACAAGTATGATGTGTCAACCTTATTAGTGAAATCCTCCAGCCTATTAAGCTTGATAGCATTTTTATGCATATGCAATGCATGTTTCTAGCAATATATATTGATAATAAATGTAATGTTTCCGTTCTTTTCTCGTGAAATACTTCAATCAAAGAACAAATATATGGATTGAGCATAGCTAAATCACGACCTAGAAAACTTGTAATCAAGAAGCAATTAATGAGGTTGATTAAGAATTAACTATACCCTAGGTGTGTAGTTAAGTAAATTGGAACATCCAAGTACATTGTGAGCTGTTGACGAGAGATTTGATGGTTTAGATCAAGAGTATCCGCAACTTTTGCAAGAAGCATAGACAAGTGGCCTCGTTTATGCTGCACCTTTTTACAGAAACAGTTGTGCTATAACTGGAACTTCAAAGTTCCATCCATGATCAAAGATGAGAACATACTCTCCTAAACATTGTGGGCACACAATTTCAATACCGAAAAAGGGAAACACATTAGAATTACCTCTGTGGAATTTCCAAGGTTTCCCATTTTCCAGATTTCTTCATTATCTTTACCTTTGCAAGGTGAGCAATATTCCTGTTATCCAGTGGAAGGCATCCAAGAATGATGTGAGCCAAATGCAATGTTATTAAGAAAAGTTGACTATTAGCCAAATGGAATATTAATAAGAAACCTTGACTATTTGTTCAAATGTAAAAGTATTGAGTTTGTGACGAACATTTTAAAAACAGTCCCATATCCTAGTTAGTGCCAAACAAGTAATTACCGTGACATTGGATGGCTTAAAGAGGCACAGAACCATCCTTGTGTGCATGCCAGCTTCAAATACTGTTTCTGCACAACagatccaaaagaggttggtttcAAGAGAGAAACTAAAAGCAAGCAATGAAtgcataaataaataaaatgaaagAAATTGCACAGATGCTTAGTTGACCTGATTAGACAACTGATTCTTGAATTTCTCTGGGTGCAATTTCCTCTGAGAATGAAATGCATAAGACACTTGTGCATCCATTCCTGTGACAGTATGAAAGATTCTTTCAGCTTTTGACCATCTTCTAAAAAACGAACGATCCTCCTCATCGATTTCCTTTAAAGAAACCGGTACAGAACAAGATTCTTACAGGAATTAAGCAAATAAAAAAGGCAAAAGCAGTTCAACTTGATGCTACTTATTACGCAAAAAGCAGCCAAAAGCATGATCTCTCAAGGGTCTACAgcaaacagcaagtacactacataAGCCTTCGGCTATTTAGCTAAACAAGCTTTTGTTCTTCTCTTTCTGCTCGATTTCGTAAAAGAACAAGAATCAATTAAAAAATCAATCCCCAACATATAAAATACACTTAGAAAAAGAAAACTCACCCATACTGAAATAATTCCAAAACCCTCCACGATATGTGTAAGAATATTCCTggaacaaataaaaaaaataaggttATACACATACTATGGGACTCACATGATTTATAAGGTTCACTTTCTCTTCTTCAATAGTTGACATATAGAGCAAGTAAACTGAGG
The Triticum dicoccoides isolate Atlit2015 ecotype Zavitan chromosome 3A, WEW_v2.0, whole genome shotgun sequence genome window above contains:
- the LOC119269220 gene encoding diacylglycerol kinase 5-like, producing MENSFEKNNMLKEFYIPTYIFMPESSVEPVSHIPTCPVIVFINTRSGGQLGHNLLVTYRKLLNHAQVFDLLDETPDKVLHKIYSNVERLKRDGDTLASEIHRRLRLIVAGGDGTAGWLLGVVSDLKLVHPPPVATVPLGTGNNLPYSFGWGKRNPGTDRESVISFLKLVKEAREINIDSWHTVMRMKCPKRSPCDPIAPSDLPHSLHAFHRVPKTDPEDMEYSYTYRGGFWNYFSMGMDAQVSYAFHSQRKLHPEKFKNQLSNQKQYLKLACTQGWFCASLSHPMSRNIAHLAKVKIMKKSGKWETLEIPQSIRSIVCLNLPSFSGGLNPWGTPSKRKQRKRDLVLPPLVDDGLLEIVGFKDAWHGLVLLSPKGHGTRLAQAHRVRFKFHRGATDHAYMRIDGEPWKQPLPQEDDGKVVVEISHAGQVKMLATKDCIAKGINDSPGMATACTDSSSSDDSDDDFTEERRNFGAALSFRYMNDVKKTVEA
- the LOC119269219 gene encoding pentatricopeptide repeat-containing protein At1g09900-like translates to MATLLPSFPHALSKPRHLHHHHSHVAAASARPEAPSPASASASAAPASSRLRRLIARDDLAEAARLVETSTSRGEAPDVYLCTKLIRNLCRRGRTSDAARVLRTAEASGAPVDVFAYNTLVAGYCRYGRLDAARRLIAAMPVPPDAYTYTPIIRGLCDRGRVGDALALLDDMLRRGCQPSVVTYTVLLEAVCKSSGFGEAMNVLDEMRAKGCTPNIVTYNVIINGMCREGRVDDAREILNRLSSYGFQPDIVSYTTVLKGLCAARRWDDVKVLFAEMVEKNCVPNDVTFDMLVRFFCRGGMVERAIEVLQQMSQHGCTPNTTLCNIVINAMCKQGRVDDAYDFLNNMGMYGCNPDTISYTTVLRGLCRAGRWEHAKELLPEMVRKNCPPNEVTFNTFICILCQKGLIEQAIKLIQLMPEYGCSVGIVTYNALVHGFCVQGRVDSALELFNNLPCEPNTITYTTLLTGLCHTEQLDAAAELLAEMIQKDCPLNAVTFNVLVSFFCQKGFVEEAIELVYQMMEHGCTPNLITFNTLLDGITKDCNSEEALELLHGLVSKGVSLDTITYSSVVDVLSREDRTEEAIQMFHAVQDMGMRPKAGMYNKILFALCKRCETDQAIEFFAYMVSNGCMPNESTYIILIEGLAHEGLLKEAQYVLSELYTKGVLSKSLIEDHQ